The Candidatus Binatia bacterium genomic interval AACAGGATCTCGAGCGGATCAGTCGAATATTCGCGGCTGAGGTGAAAACCGCGGCGGCTGACTTTCTCGGTGAGGATCGAGCGCCTGAGCGCGAGCACGGTGAATGCGTGCGCGATCGGCACGGCGATGAGCAACGCGAGCGCCGCGCCCCAGGCCTGGGTCAGCTCGAGCGCGAAGACGACGCCCGTAAGCGGCGAGCGCATGGTGCCGCCGAGCATCGCCGCCATGCCGAGAAGCGGCCAGAATCCCTCGCCCACTTTGGGAAACCACGACGCTTCGAGGCCGCCGATCGCAGCGCCCATGATCAGCAGCGGCGCCAGCACGCCGCCGGAAGTCCCCGAGCCCAGCGAGATGCTCCAGATCAGCGCCTTGACGACCATCAGCACGACGAGGGCGCGACCGACGATGCCGCCTCGCAGCAGCGAATCGATCACGTCGTAGCCGACGCCGAGAGCGCGCGGTTCGATGAGACCGCCGAGGCCAATGGCAAGGCCGCCGACGGCCGGCCACCACATCCAGTGGATCGGGAGCCTCTGGAACGCATCTTCGAAGAGATACACCGCGCGCGTGAGCAGCCCGGACGCGGCGCCGGCAATCACGCCGCACGCGACGCACGCGGCGGCCAGCGCGACGTCGGGATGCACGGCCGGCAACTGCAGCGGGAACAACGGGCCCGATCCGAGGAGCAAAGGACGGATGCACGCCGCCGTGGCGCTCGCGAGCGCGACGGGGATGAAGCTTCGCGGCTTCCACTCGAACAGCAGCAGCTCGACGGCGAGCAGCGCGGCGGCCAGCGGCGAATTGAACGTCGCGCTCATCCCCGCCGCCGCGCCGGCGACGAGCAGCGTTTTTCTCTCGGCGGCGGTGAGCCTCAGAGTCTGGGCGACGAGCGAGCCGAGTGCTCCTCCTGTCATGATGATCGGGCCTTCGGCACCGAAAGGGCCTCCGGATCCGATCGAAATCGCCGACGAAAGAGGCTTGAGAAGCGCGACGCGCGGCTGGATGCGGCTGCCGTGGATCAGGATCGACTCGATCGCTTCGGGAATGCCGTGGCCGCGGATCTTCTCCGATCCGTAACGCGCGATGACGCCGATGACGAGCGCGCCGATCACCGGAACGACGACGGCCGCGGCTCCGAGCGTGTTCTGCGCCGGCGAGACGGCCGCGAAGCTGAGCCTCTGGAAGAAGAAAAGATTCGTGAACAGCGCGATGGCCCGAAGCAGCGCGAACGCGACAACGGCGCTGAGCGCTCCGATGCCGCAGGCAAGGAGCGTCAGCGGGAGGACGCGTGCGGTGGTCGTGAAGTCGCCGAGCTCATCGACCTGTGTGAGACCGGGTGCGGCAGTGGCGACTGGTGGACGCGGCGCCGGTGCGATGCCCGAGGGCGCCGCCTGCGTTTGGCAGGCGGCACTCACGGCTGCCGCTCCTGGCCGCGCCGCCGGCCCATCGTGCCTGCAAGCGCCTCGAGCGCGCCGATCAACGCCGGTGCGCGCGTCAGGAGCTCGGTGCGGTGCGCGACCGCGAGCTTTTCGAGCACGCGGATCCCCTTGACCGTGAGCACGACCTGCACCTGCCGGCCGTCCATCGGGGACGGCTGTTTGCGCACGAGCTGTCTCTCTACGCACCGGATGACGAGATCGACGGCACTGTTGTGCTGGATCTGCAGGCGTTCGGCGAGGCACCCGATCGTCGGCTCCACGCCATCGGGCAGCCCGCGGATTGCGAGCAGAAGCTGGTGCTGTTGGGGCTCCAGGTTGACCGAGCGGGCGCTGGCTTCGCTGAATGCGACGAAACGGCGGATCTGGAAGCGCAGCTCCGCAAGGGCGCGGTATTCCTTGAGGCTGACGGTGGCCGGCATCGCGGAGATGTATCGTGATACGATATAAAAATCCAATGCCCACCGGGCGCCCCGCACGGGCTCCCGCCGGCATCGGCCGAGGACGCGAGTGAGCCGGGTCACCGCCCGCAATTCGCAGCGACTCGCCCCTCGTGGAACGCGATGAGAGCCCGGAAAAAAGCCCGGGCGAACGGGCGACCCGGGAGCGGTCGTCCAACGGGTTCCGCAACGAGCGAACGACCGGTAAAAAATGAAGAGAGAAGATCAGCGCACGTCGCTCTGGCACGCGCGCATCATCGCCAACTGCAATCGGCCCGGCCTACTCCGTGCTGACGAACGCCTGCCCGAGCCCCATTTCCTGGTGGCAGCGGTCTGCCGCCGCGCGGGCCTCACCGAAGGCCGAATAGCTTCCGACGCGCACGCGGTACCACGCGTCGTCGCCGTCGCTGACCTTCTTGATGTAGGCCGCGTAGCCGTGGGCCTTCAGCTTCTGCACGAGTTGATCGGCATCAACCTGTTTGCGCGTCTGGAGGATCTGGACGGTGTAGCCGTGGCCGCGCGCGGGCTCGGCGTCGTCTTTCTCCTTTTCCTTTTCCTTGGCGGCTGCAGCTTCCTTCGCCTTTGCATCTTTCTGGGCCTCCTTCGCCGTGGTCCCTGCAGGGATGGAGACTGGTGCGGGCTTGGTGGCTGGCGTCGCCGCGGCAACCGGTGCGGCGGCAACTTGCGCTTTGCTGTCGGCGGGCGTGTCGACTTTTGCGACCGCTGCGACGGGTTCGGCAGTGTTCGAGGAAGCGGAATTCTTGTCCGGCGCAGCGGCCGGCTTCCCGCTCGATGCGGAAGCGGCAGCGACGGGCGCCGCCTTGGCCGGTTTCTCGATCGGCTCCGGCCTTTTGTATTTCGTGAAGTCGTCGACGGGAATGCGCGCGACGCGATCTTCGGCGGGCGCGTGGAACGACGCGTTCTTCTTGCCGACGAAGAGGCCGAAGAAGAACACGGTGGTCACGGTGACGACGAAGCTGACGGCGACCAGCGTCATCTCGAAGCTGGTCAGCTGGAGCTGTCGTCTCGCCTGCCGCGTCGCCATCCGCCCTGCCTCCGCCACACCTTCGCGGGAACGACCGGCTCGCGTTCCCTGACTGAGGCCAGGCTCGCGCCTGGTCTCGCTTCTCGCCGGCCCGACTCTCGCCGGTCCTTGCCGCGCTCCGGTCCGGTCCCGCCCGGCTCTTGCCGGGCCTCCGCGTCCCGGACCGCTGAGGGGGCCGGGGCGCTCATTGTAGCGGGTTCGCCGGGAAGAGCCCGCATCCAAAATGGGTGATGTGCAAAAAAAGTGACCCGCGACTGGCACTTAGGACGGGTCGCGAAGGCCTTACATGCGTTCGGGAGCGACCACCCGGCGCCTCGGCACGCGGAGATGGCGGCGGATCGGGATGCCCTACATTCGATCCGGAGCGGCGATCCCGACGAGCTTCAGGGCCCCTCCGAGCACCTGTCCAACGGCCCGGGCCAGCAGCAGGCGCGCGCCGGTGGCGGCGGGATCCTCGCCGACGAAGCGGTGCTTCGAGTAGAAACGGTGGAACTCGCCGGCCAGCTTCTGCGCGTAGAAAA includes:
- a CDS encoding chloride channel protein; the protein is MSAACQTQAAPSGIAPAPRPPVATAAPGLTQVDELGDFTTTARVLPLTLLACGIGALSAVVAFALLRAIALFTNLFFFQRLSFAAVSPAQNTLGAAAVVVPVIGALVIGVIARYGSEKIRGHGIPEAIESILIHGSRIQPRVALLKPLSSAISIGSGGPFGAEGPIIMTGGALGSLVAQTLRLTAAERKTLLVAGAAAGMSATFNSPLAAALLAVELLLFEWKPRSFIPVALASATAACIRPLLLGSGPLFPLQLPAVHPDVALAAACVACGVIAGAASGLLTRAVYLFEDAFQRLPIHWMWWPAVGGLAIGLGGLIEPRALGVGYDVIDSLLRGGIVGRALVVLMVVKALIWSISLGSGTSGGVLAPLLIMGAAIGGLEASWFPKVGEGFWPLLGMAAMLGGTMRSPLTGVVFALELTQAWGAALALLIAVPIAHAFTVLALRRSILTEKVSRRGFHLSREYSTDPLEILFVREVMRTSVRVLPASLHRGDFRPPADSTSSLRQLFHVVDEDGGLVGVTTRTDVNSWLLGDGGSPPTLGGIARKPVVAHADEPLRIAVHRMATTGRTLLPVVAGRDGRKMVGEIALEDMLKARIQHLEEEQRRERVLPLSAIAPGWLVRARKTLALRVSSR
- a CDS encoding MarR family winged helix-turn-helix transcriptional regulator encodes the protein MTRLTRVLGRCRREPVRGARWALDFYIVSRYISAMPATVSLKEYRALAELRFQIRRFVAFSEASARSVNLEPQQHQLLLAIRGLPDGVEPTIGCLAERLQIQHNSAVDLVIRCVERQLVRKQPSPMDGRQVQVVLTVKGIRVLEKLAVAHRTELLTRAPALIGALEALAGTMGRRRGQERQP
- a CDS encoding SPOR domain-containing protein, yielding MATRQARRQLQLTSFEMTLVAVSFVVTVTTVFFFGLFVGKKNASFHAPAEDRVARIPVDDFTKYKRPEPIEKPAKAAPVAAASASSGKPAAAPDKNSASSNTAEPVAAVAKVDTPADSKAQVAAAPVAAATPATKPAPVSIPAGTTAKEAQKDAKAKEAAAAKEKEKEKDDAEPARGHGYTVQILQTRKQVDADQLVQKLKAHGYAAYIKKVSDGDDAWYRVRVGSYSAFGEARAAADRCHQEMGLGQAFVSTE